The following proteins are encoded in a genomic region of Streptomyces lunaelactis:
- a CDS encoding lytic polysaccharide monooxygenase auxiliary activity family 9 protein → MRKKIGAALVGLAVAGTTMLATGSASSHGYTESPISRQKLCANGTVTNCGPIQWEPQSVEGPKGFPGAGPADGKICAGGLGQFAQLDDPRGGAWPTTKVSSGQNYTFSWRFTARHRTTDFKYFITKSGWNSNQPLTRAALDSQPFLTVPYGGNQPPETLSHSGNLPSRSGRHLILAVWTVHDTGNAFYACSDVQF, encoded by the coding sequence ATGCGCAAAAAGATAGGTGCGGCCCTGGTCGGCCTCGCCGTGGCGGGCACCACCATGCTCGCCACCGGCAGCGCCAGCAGCCACGGCTACACCGAATCCCCCATCAGCCGCCAGAAGCTCTGTGCCAACGGAACAGTCACCAACTGCGGCCCCATCCAGTGGGAACCGCAGAGCGTCGAGGGCCCCAAGGGGTTCCCGGGAGCCGGTCCCGCGGACGGAAAGATCTGCGCGGGCGGGCTCGGCCAGTTCGCGCAGCTCGATGATCCGCGCGGCGGGGCATGGCCCACCACCAAGGTCTCATCGGGTCAGAACTACACCTTCTCGTGGCGGTTCACGGCCCGGCACCGGACAACCGACTTCAAGTACTTCATCACCAAGAGCGGCTGGAACTCCAACCAGCCGCTGACCAGGGCGGCGCTCGACTCGCAGCCGTTCCTGACCGTTCCGTACGGCGGCAACCAGCCGCCGGAGACCCTCTCCCACTCCGGCAATCTCCCGTCGCGCTCGGGCCGGCATCTGATTCTGGCCGTATGGACCGTGCACGACACCGGCAATGCCTTCTATGCCTGCTCGGACGTTCAGTTCTGA
- a CDS encoding AMP-binding protein gives MRNADAGTVAELVQRQWGDHRVGLRDHGLALSHHQVAAGAAARAALLVDLVPRGAEPHFGVLLDNAPEFPLWLSAAALAGAAVAGINPTRRGPELARDILHTDCRVLVTERAHLPLLDGLDLPGVRVLVTDTDAYAELLAPYAAAEPGEATLGPVGPGSRLLLYFTSGSTGAPKAAICSQGRLAAAGASLVKHFGVREDDVHYICMPMFHGNAVIADWAPALAGGAGVALSRRFSASGFLDDVRTYRATYFTYVGRAVQYLLATPERHDDRSHCLRLGFGTEAGAVDAARFEARFGTRLVEGYGSSEGGAAIQRTPGTPAGAIGRAGPGDDLAVVDPGTGEERAPAVLDPGGRLVNGAEAIGELVNRGRSPFEGYWRHPAADAARTRGGWYWTGDLFFRDAEGFLYFAGRGDDRLRVDSENLAAAMIENILARWPDAAGVAVYAVPDPVAGDQVMAALALREGVSAFDAAGFSEFLAAQADLGTKMAPRFVRVLRQLPVTATNKIHRVALRREGFGGGAAFHEGFGADEVWWAEPGGSGYRPLTGADRAALLTEYREHGRENQL, from the coding sequence ATGAGGAACGCGGATGCAGGCACCGTCGCGGAGCTCGTACAGCGCCAGTGGGGCGACCACCGGGTGGGGCTGAGAGACCACGGTCTCGCGCTCAGCCACCACCAGGTCGCCGCGGGCGCCGCCGCACGCGCCGCGCTCCTCGTGGACCTTGTGCCGCGCGGAGCCGAGCCACACTTCGGGGTGCTGCTCGACAACGCCCCGGAGTTTCCCCTGTGGCTCAGTGCGGCGGCCCTCGCCGGGGCCGCCGTGGCGGGCATCAACCCGACCCGTCGCGGGCCCGAACTGGCCCGCGACATCCTGCACACCGACTGCCGGGTGCTGGTCACCGAACGCGCCCACCTTCCCCTCCTCGACGGGCTCGACCTGCCGGGGGTACGGGTGCTGGTGACCGACACCGACGCGTACGCCGAGCTGCTCGCCCCGTACGCCGCCGCCGAACCCGGGGAGGCCACGCTCGGTCCCGTCGGGCCCGGCAGCCGGCTGCTGCTCTACTTCACCTCCGGGTCGACGGGCGCGCCCAAGGCCGCGATCTGCTCCCAGGGGCGGCTGGCGGCGGCGGGCGCGTCGCTGGTGAAGCACTTCGGCGTGCGTGAGGACGACGTCCACTACATCTGTATGCCGATGTTCCACGGCAACGCCGTGATCGCGGACTGGGCACCGGCGCTCGCGGGCGGGGCGGGGGTCGCGCTGAGCCGCCGCTTCTCGGCGTCCGGCTTCCTCGACGACGTACGGACTTATCGCGCGACGTACTTCACGTATGTGGGGCGTGCGGTGCAGTACCTGCTGGCCACGCCCGAACGTCACGACGACCGTTCGCACTGCCTGCGGCTCGGCTTCGGCACCGAGGCGGGCGCCGTCGACGCGGCCCGCTTCGAGGCGCGCTTCGGGACGCGGCTGGTGGAGGGCTACGGCTCGTCGGAGGGCGGCGCGGCGATCCAGCGAACCCCCGGCACCCCGGCCGGCGCGATCGGCCGGGCGGGCCCCGGCGACGACCTGGCGGTGGTCGACCCCGGCACGGGCGAAGAACGGGCACCGGCGGTGCTGGACCCGGGCGGGCGGCTGGTCAACGGGGCAGAGGCGATAGGGGAGTTGGTGAACCGCGGCCGCAGTCCCTTCGAGGGCTACTGGCGCCACCCCGCCGCCGACGCGGCCAGGACCAGGGGCGGCTGGTACTGGACGGGCGACCTGTTCTTCCGTGACGCGGAGGGTTTCCTGTACTTCGCCGGCCGCGGCGACGACCGGCTGCGGGTCGACAGCGAGAACCTCGCCGCCGCGATGATCGAGAACATCCTGGCCCGGTGGCCTGACGCGGCGGGCGTCGCGGTATACGCGGTGCCGGACCCGGTGGCGGGCGACCAGGTGATGGCGGCGCTCGCGCTGCGCGAGGGCGTGTCCGCGTTCGACGCGGCCGGTTTCAGCGAATTCCTGGCGGCCCAGGCGGACTTGGGTACGAAGATGGCGCCGCGTTTCGTGCGGGTGCTGCGGCAGCTGCCGGTGACCGCGACGAACAAGATCCACCGGGTGGCGCTGCGGAGGGAAGGCTTCGGCGGGGGCGCGGCCTTCCATGAGGGCTTCGGTGCGGACGAGGTGTGGTGGGCGGAGCCGGGCGGGAGCGGCTACAGGCCGCTGACCGGGGCCGACAGGGCGGCGCTGCTCACGGAGTACCGCGAGCACGGCAGGGAGAACCAGCTCTAG
- a CDS encoding response regulator transcription factor, which produces MRVLIVEDEERFAEGLRIGLEAEGFAVDVALDGTDGLWRARENPYDAILLDIMLPGLNGYRVCAALRAEGNWTPILMLTAKEGEWDEVEGLDTGADDYLTKPFSYAVLLARLRALLRRDPRERPAALTAGDLRLDPAAKEVSRGGVRVELTARELALLEFLLRRAGETVSKREILAHVWDDDFDGDPNIVEVYVRHLRNKLDRPFGRAAIETVRGSGYRLASDGG; this is translated from the coding sequence ATGCGGGTGCTGATCGTCGAGGACGAGGAGCGCTTCGCCGAAGGCCTGCGCATCGGCCTGGAGGCGGAGGGCTTCGCCGTCGATGTGGCGCTCGACGGTACGGACGGCCTGTGGCGGGCGCGCGAGAACCCGTACGACGCCATCCTTCTCGACATCATGCTGCCGGGCCTCAACGGATACCGCGTCTGTGCCGCGCTGCGCGCCGAGGGCAACTGGACACCGATCCTGATGCTCACCGCCAAGGAGGGCGAGTGGGACGAGGTCGAAGGGCTCGACACCGGCGCCGACGACTACCTGACCAAGCCCTTCTCGTACGCCGTGCTGCTGGCCCGGCTGCGGGCGCTGCTGCGCCGCGACCCGCGCGAGCGGCCCGCCGCCCTCACCGCCGGTGATCTGCGGCTCGACCCGGCGGCCAAGGAGGTCTCGCGCGGCGGGGTACGGGTCGAACTGACCGCCCGGGAGCTGGCGCTGCTGGAGTTCCTGCTGCGCAGAGCCGGCGAGACCGTGTCCAAGCGGGAGATCCTCGCGCATGTCTGGGACGACGACTTCGACGGTGATCCGAACATCGTCGAGGTCTACGTCCGCCATCTGCGCAACAAGCTCGACCGGCCCTTCGGGCGGGCCGCGATCGAGACCGTGCGCGGCTCCGGCTATCGGCTGGCCTCCGATGGGGGTTAG